The following are encoded together in the Pseudidiomarina andamanensis genome:
- the mutT gene encoding 8-oxo-dGTP diphosphatase MutT — translation MAKSKRVHVAVGVIQNPDGDVFISRRHAHLHQGNKWEFPGGKVEADEDVYQALCRELFEECNITVQAAAPFTAISFDYPDKQVLLDVWVVTEFDGAVRQQEGQEWAWVPLHQLDAYPFPEANQPIIERLQAQTAR, via the coding sequence ATGGCAAAATCTAAACGCGTACACGTTGCCGTTGGGGTGATTCAAAACCCCGACGGCGATGTGTTTATTAGTCGTCGTCACGCCCATCTTCATCAGGGCAACAAATGGGAATTTCCTGGCGGTAAAGTTGAAGCCGACGAGGATGTCTACCAAGCGTTGTGCCGTGAACTTTTCGAAGAATGCAACATTACGGTACAAGCCGCTGCACCATTCACCGCGATTAGCTTTGATTATCCTGACAAACAGGTGTTGTTAGACGTTTGGGTGGTCACTGAATTTGATGGAGCGGTACGTCAGCAAGAAGGGCAAGAATGGGCGTGGGTGCCTTTGCATCAACTTGATGCCTATCCGTTTCCTGAAGCCAACCAACCGATTATTGAACGGTTACAAGCGCAAACCGCGCGTTAA